In the Longimicrobiales bacterium genome, one interval contains:
- a CDS encoding aminotransferase class V-fold PLP-dependent enzyme, producing MPGLLSHVDPDGLLEYSVVYTDRALNHMSQSFQSVMKDISATLKKVYNAEAVVVVPGSGTFGMEAVARQFATGQSCMIIRNGWFSYRWTQILEMGEIADSEIVLKAQRVGDGAQAPFAPAPIEAVVEAIGRERPGVVFAPHVETSAGIILPDAYLRAVADAVHAVGGLFVLDCIASGTIWVDMEKCGADVVISAPQKGWSGSPCCGLVMLSPHGLQRLGETNSTSFACDLGKWHQVMLAYENGGHAYHATMPTDGLRAFAETMRETESVGLDVIKARQQELGNRIRTLLEGRGFRSVAADGFKAPGVVVSYTRDPGIKSGAKFAAAGVQIAGGVPLQCDEGDDFSTFRVGLFGLDKLNDVESTIETFTKALDRVH from the coding sequence TTGCCTGGACTGCTTTCACACGTCGACCCGGACGGACTGCTGGAGTACTCGGTCGTCTATACCGACCGCGCGCTCAATCACATGTCGCAGTCCTTTCAATCAGTCATGAAGGACATTTCGGCTACCCTCAAGAAGGTGTACAACGCTGAAGCTGTCGTCGTCGTTCCGGGAAGCGGCACGTTCGGCATGGAAGCTGTGGCGCGACAGTTCGCTACAGGTCAGTCGTGCATGATTATTCGCAACGGCTGGTTCAGCTACCGCTGGACTCAAATTCTGGAGATGGGCGAGATCGCGGACTCCGAGATTGTGCTCAAGGCCCAGCGTGTCGGAGATGGCGCGCAAGCGCCCTTCGCCCCTGCCCCAATCGAAGCGGTTGTTGAGGCCATCGGTCGAGAGCGCCCAGGCGTGGTCTTCGCACCCCACGTGGAGACCTCAGCAGGCATAATCCTTCCCGACGCCTACCTCCGAGCGGTAGCTGATGCGGTCCATGCCGTGGGCGGACTCTTCGTCCTCGACTGCATTGCTTCGGGCACGATCTGGGTCGACATGGAGAAATGCGGTGCCGACGTTGTGATCAGCGCCCCGCAAAAAGGGTGGAGCGGCTCTCCCTGCTGCGGCCTCGTCATGCTCAGCCCACACGGGCTGCAGCGTCTCGGCGAGACGAACAGTACCAGCTTCGCGTGTGACCTTGGCAAGTGGCATCAGGTCATGCTGGCTTATGAGAATGGTGGGCACGCTTATCACGCCACGATGCCAACGGACGGCCTCCGTGCTTTCGCAGAAACGATGCGGGAGACTGAATCCGTGGGACTCGACGTGATCAAGGCACGTCAGCAAGAGCTCGGGAATCGAATACGCACCCTGCTCGAGGGACGGGGCTTTCGAAGTGTCGCAGCCGATGGGTTCAAGGCACCCGGCGTGGTCGTGAGCTACACCAGAGATCCGGGCATCAAGTCAGGCGCTAAATTCGCTGCGGCAGGCGTCCAGATCGCCGGCGGCGTGCCTCTTCAGTGCGACGAGGGGGACGATTTTTCTACCTTCCGCGTTGGACTCTTCGGGCTCGACAAGCTCAATGACGTGGAATCCACCATCGAGACGTTCACCAAGGCCCTCGATCGCGTGCACTGA
- a CDS encoding PQQ-dependent sugar dehydrogenase, which translates to MSRFATAALTVGLLVSTANSAVAQDAGEFRRSTYHDFRIVTVAEGLVNPWSMTFLPNGDMLVTERPGRLRIVRDGELMAASVEGLPEIYVRGQGGLLDVVVHPDFRRNSMLYISYSKPGEEGGSSTTAIIRARFENDALHDVEELFVANSAGRGHYGSRIIFDGQGHIFFSVGDRQASTNADLPTHPAQDRSNHHGTINRLMEDGTIPPDNPFIGTAGVEPSIYSYGHRNPQGLIFIPETGDIWATEHGPQGGDEFNRILPGLNYGWPVVGFGVNYGSGTTIHEGTMREDVEPPAHFWVPSIATSGLMHYTGERFPAWHGNVFVGGLAGEQMARLTLDGDVVVSEETLLQGLGRVRDIRQGPDGFIYVALEDRSGEPSALVRLEPAN; encoded by the coding sequence ATGTCACGCTTTGCCACGGCCGCGCTCACGGTTGGATTGCTCGTATCGACCGCCAACTCGGCGGTCGCCCAGGACGCCGGTGAATTTCGGCGTTCGACCTACCACGACTTCCGCATCGTGACCGTCGCTGAGGGGTTGGTAAACCCATGGTCCATGACCTTCCTGCCCAACGGCGACATGCTCGTGACCGAGCGCCCGGGCCGTCTGCGGATCGTTCGAGACGGTGAACTCATGGCCGCTTCGGTCGAGGGGTTGCCGGAGATCTATGTACGGGGGCAAGGTGGTCTTCTCGACGTGGTGGTGCATCCGGACTTCAGACGGAATTCGATGCTCTACATCAGCTATTCTAAGCCTGGTGAAGAAGGTGGATCGTCCACAACCGCGATCATTCGGGCCCGTTTCGAGAACGACGCACTGCATGACGTGGAAGAGCTGTTTGTCGCGAACTCGGCGGGACGTGGTCACTACGGTTCGCGCATCATCTTCGACGGACAGGGACACATCTTCTTCAGCGTTGGTGATCGCCAGGCGTCGACCAATGCCGACCTGCCTACGCATCCGGCCCAGGATCGGTCGAACCACCATGGTACGATCAACCGCCTGATGGAGGACGGCACGATTCCGCCCGACAATCCCTTCATCGGCACAGCGGGTGTCGAGCCGTCTATCTACAGCTACGGCCACCGTAACCCTCAGGGGCTGATCTTCATCCCGGAGACTGGCGACATCTGGGCCACGGAGCATGGGCCGCAGGGGGGAGACGAATTCAACCGTATCCTGCCCGGTCTCAACTATGGCTGGCCGGTGGTCGGGTTTGGCGTCAACTACGGCAGTGGTACTACGATCCACGAGGGCACGATGCGCGAGGACGTGGAGCCTCCAGCACACTTCTGGGTCCCGTCGATCGCGACGTCCGGGCTCATGCACTACACCGGAGAACGGTTCCCGGCGTGGCACGGGAACGTGTTCGTCGGCGGGTTGGCCGGTGAGCAGATGGCGCGCCTGACGCTCGACGGCGATGTCGTGGTCAGCGAAGAGACCTTGCTCCAGGGCCTGGGGCGGGTGAGAGACATCCGCCAGGGGCCAGACGGCTTCATCTATGTCGCGCTTGAAGACCGCAGCGGAGAGCCGAGCGCTCTCGTACGTCTGGAGCCTGCCAACTGA